In Sebaldella sp. S0638, the genomic stretch TTATCTCCTAAAGAATATTTGAAAAAAATTTCATAATAGACAAGATAAATGTGTCCACATTATTGACATAAGTACAAAACGGAGTTCTTGATAATGCATTATTTGTACTGCAAAATTCTGAAAATAATACAAAAGAAAATGTAAAGATAAATGTAATAGCAGGTAAAGGAGCAAGTAAAGAAAAAACAAGCGGAGTAGAATCATATGATTATGACACAGTGGGAGTTCTGGCTTTAAGAGAAGTAGAGAGAACTTACAGACACACATTCGGATATTCACTGGGGTACACAAGAACGGACTTCCAGATGGACAGCAGCAGATTTAGCGAAGATATGGCGAATACTGTACAGCTGGGATTACATAATAAATATAAGGCGAATGGATGGAATTTTAGAAATGATTTACTTGGAAGAGTAAGTTTCCATACAAGTGACAGAACAATGGACTGGTATGACGGGACACAGAGCAAGATGAAAGCAGATTACAATGTGTACGGAGTAAATTCGTTAAATGAAATAGGAAAAGAATTTGATTTGGGGAGAAATACAAAAATAATTCCATATACAGGTCTTGAGCTGGGATATATGTCACATGAAAGTTTTCAGGAGAAAGGGGATGCAGAGAAACTGAAAGTAGACAAAAATGACGGATATTCAGTAAAACCAGAGATAGGAGTAAGACTGGAAGCAGAGAAAAATCTTGGTAAAAATGAAAATTGGAGAATAAAAGGAAACATAGGAGCAGGTTATGAATATGAACTTGGGAATATGAATAAACAGGAACAGGCAAGTGTAGCAGCAATAGAAGATGGCTATCATAAACTGGCTAAACCTGCGGAAGACAAAGGGAAAATAAAAACAAACGGTATGGTAGGAGTAGAAGTAAAAGACAGATACGGAATATTCGTAACAGGTGAATATGGAATAGGTAACAGCAATAAAGAAGACTATAAAGTTGGTTTATCTTTAAAAGCAGTATTCTAACAATAAGTACACAGAAATAGAGTTGGTTTTATGAGCCAATAATTATAAAAAGATCAGTTTTATCTGGTCTTTTTACATTTTGTGGCAGTCGAATACTTTGGTATTCATTAAAAAAAAATAAGATAAATATATACTTGTAGAACGACTCCTCAATTTTTAGAGTAATTTTATAATCAGGACAGATGTTTTTTATAATTTAAATGAGATTGACAAGAATATAAAATAAATGTTATATTACCTGTGAGGATGCTCATATTCGCTTATTTAATATTTGGGATATTCTTAATACAATTTGATTTAGGAGGAAGAAATGAAAAAATTATTGATTAGCTTATTTACAATTGTTTCACTAACATCATTCTCAGATGAATTAATTATTCGCGGAGGATTTGATGTGTTCAATGATTACAGCGGAATGTCAGATTTTATAACAGGTGATCCCGGTGATGACAGTCTTGGATTTGAATTAGGAATAGAATATCTGAAAACAGTTGCACCTAACTTTTTGATCGGTGCAGGAATAGGGTATCAGGGACATGCTAAAGCCGAAGGAAAGAAAGTATTAATAAACAACTGGTATGATTCATCAGGTAATTATTACGAACATACATACGGTTATGATGATAAAGTATACTATGACAGTGTACCTTTATATGTAACTGCGAAGTATGAATTTGAAACAGCCAACAAATATATAAAGCCATATGTAAAAGCGAATTTAGGTTATTCTTTTAATATCCATAAAAATGATCTTACACTTAATGATAAGGTGACTCAGTATGTATATGACTGGTATTATGATGATTATGACGAGTATTCATATTCATACAATTCAAAATCATATGATACAGACATAGAGAACGGAATATATTATGGGATAGGCGGAGGAATACAGATAAACGGTCTTACACTTGACCTTATGTATCAGGCAAACTATGCAAAAGCCAAAATAGACAATGGTGACGGTACAAGACAGGAACATGACCTGAATCTTCACAGAGTGACTTTTGGATTTGGTTATGCATTTGATTTTAGTTATTAATAAAATATGTAAATAAATAGAAAAGCGGCTGCTCCAACATAAGTTGGGAGAGCCGCTGTTTTATAATCCGAACATTTTTTCGTATGCTTTGAATACTTCTGTGACATCAAAATAATACTTTACAGTTTTTCCGTCAGGCATCTGTACTGTAAGAATATCATAAGGGGTACCGTTATCATCGTAAACCAGCGCCTGCCCCAGGACTCTTGACCCGGGATATTTTGTTGATAAATATTTATATTCTTCTTCAACAGTATTGACTTTTACTGCTGTTTCAAAACTCAAACCATCTCTGGAATCAGCTTTTGCAGCATTTTTGTTATTTTTCTTCTGTGAATTTCCCGCAGCAGAACTTGATTTTGCACTCATGTTCAATGTAATGATAAGCATAGTTAACAGAATAATAAATTTTTTCATATTAAATCTCCTTTAGTTTTATTATTATATTGATTATAATGCATTTCATAAATAAAGTAAAATAAATTCAAGACATTTTTTTAATAACATAAGAAAGCCCGTAAATTATATGATGGAAAGAAATAAAAATAATTTTTCAAAGAAGGAAAAATTCACATTAACTTCATATTGGAATGGTAGAATGAGAATATAGATAAAAAGGTACAGTTCAGCTGTATAAGGAGGTAGCATGAAAAAGATAGTATTAATTTTAGTATCAGTTTTTACACTGACTTCATGTATTTACGAAGACTACAATCATTATCCGCCGTCAGGTGGAAGACCGCCGTATAATAACGGTCATGGCAGACCACCGGGGAACGGCAGACCACCAGGGAATAACAGACCGCCCGGAAACAGCAGGCCTCCCGGGAATAGCAGACCACCGGGACCAGGAAGACCAAATAATAATAATGGACCAAACCATAATAATAATGGTCATGGCGGAAGACATTAAAATATAAAACTGTTTCAGTAAGATGATTTTGAAACAGTTTTTTTTTGTAAATAAAAAATGTAGAAAAAAATAAACAATAAAATTTTTTATGTAATAATAGTGTTAATGCAGGGGAAAATGTATATAACAAAAAACTGAAATAAATAAAATCAGCAGTAAATATAGCAATAGAGCCGTTTGAACAAAAAAGTAAATTTGAAAATTTTTTGCAAATAACATATAATGTAATAAATAAATTATTCGGGGTGGAAATAATGTCAAAAAATATAGTTTTTTTCGATGTGGAAACAAACGGTAAGGTAGGAAGTTCAGTACTGTCAATATCAGCAATAAAAGTGAATTTTAACGGTGAGATACAGAAGTGGGAAAAAGTAGGAGAGTATGACAGATTCTATTTTCGGAATCCCGGCGAGGAAATAAATATGGGAGCCATAAATGTAAACGGTCTTACAGATAATGTACTGGAAAAGAAAAGAGAGGGGAACATATATCCTGTTCATTTCAAAGATGATATAGAATCTTTTTACTCATTCTGTACGGATGCTTCTCACTATGTGGCACATAATATAAAGTTCGACAGAAGCTTTATCCCTTTTATGCTGAAAAACCAGTTTGATACCATGATAGAAAATGTGGAAATAGTAAAAGCAGGAATAAATGAGTATTACGGAACGTATAAATGGCCCAAGCTGAATGAATGTGCCAAGTTTTATAACATACCTTTCGATGACAGCAGTCTTCATGAAAGTTTATATGATGTTCTGATTACCTTCAGAGTATTTTATAAAATGTCGAAACATCCAATAGCAAAAAATAAAATTTTTAATTTTCTGGAAAAACAGTAAAGCAGCAGTGTTGTTTTTCCTTTAGAATATGTCCGGTTTATATTCAGACCGAGTAAATAAAGACAGATGAATGTCAGCTTTGAATATAAGCCGGGAAAAAATCTAATATACACATATTATATAAGTCATATAAATAAAATATATACGATTTCTATTGACATTTATGCGCGTTTTTATTATAATTTTAAATAATAGAATGTTTTAGGAGGAACTAAAATGATAAACAGAAATTTGGAAAGCATGTGTCATCATAGGTAGTGAGTTTGTGCAGTTAGGGTACAGACTCCTGTTGAAATGATTAAATTGAGTCTTGCCTGTGATGCTTTCGGAATTATCTAAACTTTAGTCCTTTTAATAAGCTCTCAGGGAACTGAGGGAATTTTTTTTATTATAAACTGAAGGAAAGGAAGGTAGCGATGAAAAAGATTATTTTGATGTTAATATTTCTGCTGAGTATACTTATGTGTTCCAAAAAGGAGGAAAATCAGGCTGACAAAACAACGGGAGAACAAAAACTTCCTGATAAAATAATAGTCGGACTGGATGATACTTTTGCACCTATGGGATTCAAAGACGAGAAAGGTGAACTTGTGGGATTTGATATTGATCTTGCAAGAGCAGTGGGGGAAAAACTTGGTGTGGAAGTACAGTTTCAGCCTATAAACTGGGATTCAAAAGAGATGGAACTGAAAAACGGAAATATTAACCTTATCTGGAATGGTTTGTCAATAACTGAAGAAAGAAAAAAACAGCTTTTATTCTCAGTTCCTTATCTGGAGAATTCACAGATAATACTTGTGAAAAAAGATTCTGCAATAAAAAATAAGGAAGAACTAAAAGGAAAAGTAATAGGAACACAAAGTAAGAGCAGCGGAGAAGATGCAGTTCTGGCTGATCCTGTTAATTCGGAACTAAAAGAGCTGAGAACATATGATACTTATGATCAGGCATTCTTAGATCTTGATGCCGGAAGAATAGAAGCAATAGTGGGTGATGAAGTACTGGCAAGATACATAAAAGCCAATAAAGAGAAAAAAGAAGGAAAAGAATTATACGCCATTCTGGAAGGCAGCGACTTTGGGAAAGAGGAATACGGGATTGGAGCAAAAAAAGAAGATACTTACCTGATAGAAAAAATAAATGAAGCAATAGAAGAGCTGAAAAAAGACGGTACATATAAAAAGATATACGATAAATGGTTTAGTGCAGAATAGGAGAAAAAATGAGCGAATTATCTATTTTTATTCAAATTTTAAGTTCATTGCCTAATGTGATAATAGTTTATGCTGTTACAGCTGTGATTTCACTTCCTCTTGGAATAATAGGGGCACTTGCTTACACAGGCAATTCTGTTATCATAAAAAAAAGTATATCATTTTATACATGGATATTCAGGGGAACACCTCTTATACTTCAGTTATTCTTTATATATTATGGACTGCCTGCCCTGACTAATAATGCAATAGTCCTTGACAGAATGCCGGCAGCGCTTATTACATTTGTAATTAACTACACTGCATATCTTATAGAAATAATAAGAAGCGGACTGGAAAGTATAGACAAAGGTCAGAGCGAGGCTGCAAAGGTACTTGGTTATTCATATTCTAAGAAAATATGGTATATTCTTCTGCCGCAAGCAATAAGAAGAGTACTGCCGTCTCTTGGCAATGAAGCAATTACACTGGTAAAGGATACTGCACTGATATATGTAATCTCATTAACTGAGATACTAAAGACTACTAAAGAAATAGCCAGCAGAGATTCCATAATAACTCCGTATTTTTATGCCGGACTGATTTATCTGGGACTAAGTTTCCTTATAGACAGAATATTTAAAAATATGGAGAAAAGAAGTAAGGTGAGAGTATAGCCATGGATATTATAGAGATAAGAAGTATAAATAAGAGTTATGGTGAAAACAAGGTTTTGAATGATATTTCACTAAAAGTGGCACAGGGAGAAGTAGTTACCATAATAGGACCTTCGGGAAGCGGAAAATCCACGCTTTTGAGAAGTATAGCAGATCTTGAGACTATAGACAGCGGAAGTATACTTATAGAAGGACGGGATATAACTGAAAAATCTATGGATAAGAAGGAAAAGAAGAAAATACTTTTGAAAACCGGTATGGTATTTCAGAATTTTAATCTTTTTCCTCATATGACTGTAAGAAATAATATAGCAAGAACCCTGAAAGTAGTAAAAAAAGCAACTGCAAAAGAAGCAGAAGAAATAACAAAGCAGATGCTGGCAAAAGTAGGACTTATAGATAAAATAGATAATTATCCAAATGAGCTGTCAGGCGGGCAGAAACAGAGAGCGGCAATAGCAAGGGCTATGGCACTTGATCCGGATATTCTGTTATTTGACGAGCCGACTTCAGCACTGGATCCCGAACTGGTAAAAGAGGTTCTGGATTTGATTAAAAAGCTGAGAGACGAAAAAACAACAATGTTAATAGTCAGCCATGAAATGAAATTTGTAAAAGAAATTTCCGATAAAGTAATAGTTATGGAAAAAGGAAAAATACTTGAGGAAGGAACGTCTGAAAAGGTTTTTGAAAATTCATCCTCAGAGAGAGTAAGGGAATTTTTGAAAAAGTAAAGATGGAACTAGATTATGAAGAAATCTTTTATAGTTACAATCACTGACTCAAAAGGAATAAAAAGCTATAAATTTAGTCAAAAAATAAAGAAAATAGTCTCTATGCTGGGAATTTCCGTAACAATATATCTGTTGATTTCTATAATTGCTTTATTATTTCTTGGAGGGTCTTATCTAAAAAATATAGATATTTTGTCCCAAAATAAGGAATTGAGAAAATTTAAAAACGACTATGAAGAGGAACAGAAAAGGGAACAGGAGAGAGAAAATAAAAAAGTAAGTATGAGTAACCTGAACGAGGTATCTAAAAACAAAAAAAGAAAAGTACTTATGATAATACCAAATTCATATCCTGTAAAACCTGATACAAGAGTAACAAGTGAATTTGGCGGAAGAATCCATCCTATTGCCGGTGTCCAGAAAGATCATAAAGGAATAGATTTCGGAACTGGGATGAATGCAGATATATATTCTACTGCTGACGGTATAGTAAGTTTTGCCGGACAGCAGAACGGATACGGAAATGTGGTAATTATTGACCATAGTTTCGGACTGCAGAGTTTTTACGCACATTTAGATTCATATTCAGTAAAAACAAGAGAATTTGTAAAAAAAGGGCAGATAGTGGCCAAAAGCGGAAACACAGGAAACAGTACCGGACCGCATCTGCATTATGAAATAAGATTTTACGGAGTGCAGTTAGACCCGATGAATTTTATAAAATGGAACGAAGAAAATTTTGATTATTTATTTAAAAACGAGAGGAGTATAGAATGGGAGTCTTTTCTAAGGGAAATAATATGATTTCAGAAACAAATATAACAGTAATATCACAAAATACAGAGTTGAAAGGTGATATAGTAACAGAGGGAATAATTCAGATAGAAGGAAAAATAGACGGGAAAATAGTGTCTAAAGATTCTGTGATTATAGGTATGGACGGAGTAGTAACAGGTGAGATTTATTCGGATGAAGCTGTAATAAACGGAACTCTTCTGGGAAAAGTAGAAGCTGCAAAGGTAAAAATAGGAGAACGTGGAAAAGTAAACGGTACTATAATATCAGAAGTATTTGCAATAGCTGAAGGCGGAGATTTTGAAGGTGATAAAAAAATGAGAATCAAAAAAACAGAATCTTCATATTCAGATACAAGTTCTGAATTGTCTTAAAAAATGAGAGGTGGAAAAGTTGGCAAAGCACATAGAAGTAAAGAATCTAACTAAAATATATACAAATGTGGACAAAGAATTCAAAGCTGTGGACGATATTTCACTGTCAATTAATAAAAATGACATATATGGGATAATGGGACTAAGCGGAGCAGGAAAGTCAACTTTTATCAGGATGTTAAACAGGTTAGAGGAACCAAGCTCCGGAGAAATTTTTATAAACGGAGAAAATATAGTAGAATTACCTAAAAAAAAGTTATTGGAATATAGAAGAAAAACAGGAATGATATTTCAGCATTTTAATCTTCTGAGCTCTAGGGATGTAAAAGGAAACGTGGCATTTGCCCTTGAGCTGGCCGGATGGCCGAAGGGTAAAATAGAACCTAGGGTAGATGAATTATTGGAACTAGTGGGGCTTGAAGACAAACGAAATGTGTATCCCAGTCAGCTGTCAGGCGGTCAGAAACAGAGAGTGGCAATAGCAAGAGCATTGGCAAATTATCCTGAAATTCTGCTTTCAGATGAAGCTACAAGCGCTCTTGACCCCAGAACGACGGTTTCTATTCTGGAACTGTTAAAGGACATTCAGAAAAAGCTGGGTCTGACTATAGTACTGATAACCCACCAAATGGAAGTAATAAGAAAAGTATGTAACAGAACTGCTATAATGTCAGATGGTAAATTAATAGAAGAAGGAAGTACAAAAGAAATATTCCTGAATCCTAAAAACGAACTGACAAGGGAATTCGTATCACATATAGCACCTGAAACAGAAACTAAAAAAGAAAAAATGAAAATAACAGGAAAACAGATGTTAAAGCTGAATTTTCAAGGTGAACAGGCTGAGAAGCCGTACATATCAGATATGGTAAAAAAATATGGTCTGGATGTAAACATTCTCGGCGGTACCATAGATGAGCTTGCAGATGATAAAGTGGGACATCTTCTTGTGGAGATTCTCGGAAGCGAGACTGAGAGAAACAGTGCGATAAGCTGGCTGAAAGAAAATAAGATAGAAGTGGAGGAAGTATAATGCAATTTGACTGGGCTGAATTTTTTAATTTTGGAAATATGCTTATTCCCCTCTGGGAAACTGTGTATATGGTTTTGATATCTATGTTTTTTGCATTGCTTATCGGAATGCCTCTGGGAATACTTCTGGTGACAAGTTCTGAAAATCATATTGCACCTAACAGAAGTCTTAATAAAATTTTAGATATTATCCTCATTAATATTACAAGATCAATTCCTTTTATTATATTAATGGTAGTGTTAATTCCCGTGGCCAGAGGAATTATAGGAAAATCTTTTGGCAACGAGGCCTTTATTGTTTATCTGGCACTTGGTTCGGCGCCGTTTGTTGCACGGGTAATAGAAGGTGCATTGAACGAAGTAGACAAAGGATTAATAGAAGCTTCGAAATCACTGGGAGCTACGAATTATCATATAATAACAAAGGTAATGCTTCCGGAAGCACTGCCGTCTTTGATACACGGAATGGTACTTGCCCTTATTACACTTATAGGATATTCTGCAATGGCAGGTATAGTAGGCGGAGGAGGTCTGGGGAACCAGGCTGTAGTAGCTGGTTTTCAGAACAGTAATCCCGCTATAATATGGAAAGCTACACTGATCATTATAATATTGGTGCAGATAATACAATTTGTTGGTAACCTTATAGTTAAAAAAATATATAAAAAACGAGGGAAATAGGAGGTAACAAAATGAAAAAGTTTTTAATAGGAATTCTGACATTAGGTGTAATATTTTCATGCGGGAAAAAAGAGGAAACACCGGCAGCTGATGCTGGAAAACCTGCTGAAACACCAAAAGAGCAAAAATTAGTAATCGGAGCAACACCAACACCGCATGCAGAAATTCTGGAACAGGTAAAAGAGGATTTGAAAAAAGAAGGAATAGATCTGGAAATAAAAATATTTGATGACTATGTACTTCCAAACAGACTTCTTGGAGAAAAAACACTGGATGCAAACTACTTTCAGCATGTTCCTTATATGGAAGAATTCGCACAGAAAAATAATATGGAACTTGTGGCAGTAGCTAAAATACATGTGGAACCGCTTGCAGTATATTCTAAAAAAGTTAAGGATCTGGCAGAATTACCGGAAGGTTCAGATGTATTAATACCAAATGATCCTACAAACAGAGGAAGAGCATTAATATTACTGGATAAAAGCGGTATAATCAAACTGAAAGACAACAAAAAACTAGATTCAACTATAGAAGACATCGCAGAAAATCCTAAAAAACTAAAAGTTACAGCATTAAATGCTGATCAGATTCCAACTAGACTTAGTGAAGTGGGAGCAGCGGTAATTAATGGTAATTTCGCAATGAAAAATAATCTGAATCCGCTAACAGACAGTATATTTATCGAAGATAAAGATTCACCTTATGCGAATGTAATTACAGTTCTAAAAGGAAATGAAAACGACGAAAGAGTGCAGAAACTGGTAAAAGCACTTCAAAGTGAAAAAATCAAAAAATTTATAGAAGAAAAATACCAAGGATCTGTAGTACCGGCATTTTAAGAAAATAAAAAATCAGAAAGAGGGTTTCCTAATTCTTATCTGATTTTTTTTAAAACTTTTTATCCGGAAAGACGAATATTCATAAGCAGCTTTATATGGTGAAACACTTATAACAGGAGGAAAAAATGAAAAAGATAATACTGGGAATATTAATGGGAGCGTTTTTGCTTTCATGCGGAAATAAAGACGGGGCAGCAGCAAAATCCGACGGGAAAAAAGTCCTTGTGGTAGCGGCTACGCCTGAACCACATGGTGAAATATTAAAAGAAGCAATACCTATGATGGCTAATAGAGGGATAGAATTAAAAGTAGAAATCTTTAATGACTATGTAATGCCAAACAAAGTTCTTGCTGAGAAAACTGTTGATGCGAATTTATTTCAGCATAAACCGTTTCTGGATAATTATAATGAAAAAAACGGTACGGAAATAGTAGATGTGGCAAGAAGTTATACAGCACCGCTTGCACTATATTCTGACAAGTATAAGTCTCTTGACGACTTGGAAAACGGAGCGGAAATATTAATAGCAAATGATCCTACAAACTTGGCAAGATCGTTAATATTACTTGATAAAAATGGTATTATAAAACTAAAAGATCCTAATAATGTAGTAGCTACACTGGATGATATAGTAGAAAATCCGAAAAATCTGAAAATAACTACAATAACAGCTGATCAGATAGCAATAAGATTAAAAGAAGTAGGAGCAGCAGTAATACCTGGAAATTACGCAGTGAAAAACGGGCTTAATCCTAGAGAAAGCCTCGCAGTGGAAAGTAAAGATTCTCCATATGCCAATATAATTGCAGTATTAAAAGGAAACGAAAATGATGAAAGAATCAAGATATTAATAGAAGTCCTTCAGAGTGATGAAATGAGAAAAATTGTTGAACAAAAATACAACGGTTCAGTAATAGCAACATTCTAAGATAGAAAGCAAACTGATGTCTTTTGAAAGCCTGTTAAAACGGCTTTCTTTTTTTACAAAAATTATTGTGTATACACAAATATGAGATGCTGAATTCCATGATTAAATAAGGTCGTATTTAAATTATTAAATTTGATATTATTGATTTTTGCTAAAAAGTTTGATAAAATATAGGAGCAGATTTTATAGAAAGGGAGTTTTATACTTGAAGAACTTAAAAATACTACTATTTTCATTAATGATTACAGTATTTTCATATGGATTTGAAGCCCCGGGAATATACAAAGAAAAAGAAATGAAAATAGATGGTTATGAGCTAAAGGAAAGCAATATAACACTAAAAGACGGAAAGCCTGCCAAAATGGCAGTTTATTACAGAAATACCGAAAATAACGGTATGGAAACATTTTTTAACATTTATGAACAGAACGGAAGTGAATACAAACTTAGATTACAATCAGAGAAAAGCTTTAAATACAGTTATGACTTTATCAAGGAGCTTGATACCTACAAAAATAATCTGATTGCTACTATAAACGGCAACACTGCCGGATTATCAGAAAATGAAACAAGAGAAATCGAAGTTTTTGATACTTATCGTCCAGAAGAAATGAAGTTTGAGCTAAAATATGACAAAAATGCACCAAAGTTTGATGATTTTCTGTTTATAAAGAAAAGTACCCCGGTTAATTCCGAGCCGACACTTACTTCAGAAGTGATAGAAACAGTGAATTATCCAAAGAAAATAAAAACTACATCACAGCTGAAATCTAATATTAACGGTGATTGGTATGAAGTAACACTGGAAGACGGAAAAAAAGGCTACATAGCTGTTTCAGAGAATGTAGAGAAAAGAAATTTTAAATGGAGTGCAATGGTAGATAAAATTGATATAGTAAATGATTTTATTGCCGAAACACTGAAAAGAAAAGAAAAATTATACACAATAAGTGCTTATGCACCTCTTTCAAGAGATTATTACGGTGAAAAGGATAAGTTTAATAACCGTCCGAACCAGAGTATAAAAGGATATTTAAGTCCTGATTCCAAGGAATTTATTAATATCCCCGACAGAACAATATTCAAAATGACTGGTGAAAAAGATGGATTTTATGAAATTGAAACTCCGTTTTACGGAGGACCGTATTACATAAAAGCTAATCCTAACACTATAGTAGAAGAAACAGAACTAAAAGATATAATCAGACATTTTATAGTTATAGACCCTGATAATCAGTCAGAAGTTATAATAGAAAAAGCTGAGGATAAATGGAATGTAATAACATATTCTTTTGTAACAACAGGTAAAGACAACGGATATTCATCTTATGAAACACCGCACGGTGCATTTCTTGTAGCTTACAGTAAGCCTGTAATGCAGTATACAAGAAACAGAAAAAAAGATGAAACAGAAGTGGCAAAGCACCTTAAAGTAGCATCAAGAGATGATCTTGTAATATCAGGCGAGGCTCTTTATGCGGTAAGATTCAGCGGCGGAGGATATCTTCATGGTATTCCGGCTACATACGGCGGAGGAACCGCAGCTAAAAAGGCCTATACAGGACAAAAGATAGGTACTTATAAAGAATCACATAAATGTGTAAGACATTATGATGATCAGATAAAATTCGTATATGACTGGCTGGGAGATGCTTCTCCTAATGATGAAAAAGGTCACAGAAAACCTGTTTCACCTACAGTTGTAATTGTATTATAATATAATTAGTGATTATACTATTCGAAAGTTTGCAAGTTTAAATTTATTATGAGAAAAACTTTGTTTAGAGTATTGTAAAAAATAAGAAACAAAGTATAAGTAAGGAGGTAATAACCTTGAAAAGAAAATTAGCCGTTCTCTTTATGTTATTTTCTTTCATGATGTTCGCAGAATTACTGAAAGTACCGGATAAATACAGCTCGAAAATGGAATTGGACGGATGGAGCCTTAATGAAAAGAAAATTGACCTGAACCAGGACGGACAGGCAGATGTATTGTTAATATACTATAAAGTAGAGTCAACTAATGTAGTTACTAATTATGTTTCATATATAAATGCAGGAAACGACACTTATAAAAAAGATTTTCAGCTGGAAAAGGTATTTACTACAGATACATTCGGAAGTGAATTTGGTAAATTTACAAATGATTTTGTAGATAATTACTTTGACTATAAGGCAGGAAAAAAGAAGGTTACCAATGGGACAGTAACTGCTCCGGTACCACCGAAAAAACCTGCGGAAACTGTAAAAAAGCCTGAGGAGAATACAAAAAAGCCAGAGGAAACTAAGAAACCAGAGACACCTCCTGCCGATACTGCCGTAAAGCAGCCTGATAATACCCAGACAGCAGAAACACCTGAACAAACAGTATACAAGGTGCTTGAACAATACAGTGATAAAAAGCCGGATAATATGACTTTTAATCTTAAATATGATAAAAATGCGCCTAAAGATCTGGATAATTTCGTTTTTGCGAAATCTGATATAAAAATTAGAAAAGCACCAAATTATCAGGCAGAGATACTTGTGAATGCAAAATATCCGGACAAGATAAAAGTCCTGAAAAAATTGGATAAAAACAGTGTTAAGAGTGATTACGACTGGTATGAGGTAGAGCTTTCCGATAAAAGAATCGGATATGTGTATGCCGACGGAGTACTAAAAAGAGAATTTAACTGGAAAGAAATGGCTGACAGAATAGATAAAACAAACAAGTTTTTGAATAAAGCCTTTACTGAGAAAAAAGATATATACGTAATAGACCAGTATGTAGCCTTGAGCAAAGACGTAAATACCCCGA encodes the following:
- a CDS encoding L,D-transpeptidase family protein; the protein is MKNLKILLFSLMITVFSYGFEAPGIYKEKEMKIDGYELKESNITLKDGKPAKMAVYYRNTENNGMETFFNIYEQNGSEYKLRLQSEKSFKYSYDFIKELDTYKNNLIATINGNTAGLSENETREIEVFDTYRPEEMKFELKYDKNAPKFDDFLFIKKSTPVNSEPTLTSEVIETVNYPKKIKTTSQLKSNINGDWYEVTLEDGKKGYIAVSENVEKRNFKWSAMVDKIDIVNDFIAETLKRKEKLYTISAYAPLSRDYYGEKDKFNNRPNQSIKGYLSPDSKEFINIPDRTIFKMTGEKDGFYEIETPFYGGPYYIKANPNTIVEETELKDIIRHFIVIDPDNQSEVIIEKAEDKWNVITYSFVTTGKDNGYSSYETPHGAFLVAYSKPVMQYTRNRKKDETEVAKHLKVASRDDLVISGEALYAVRFSGGGYLHGIPATYGGGTAAKKAYTGQKIGTYKESHKCVRHYDDQIKFVYDWLGDASPNDEKGHRKPVSPTVVIVL
- a CDS encoding methionine ABC transporter ATP-binding protein; translated protein: MAKHIEVKNLTKIYTNVDKEFKAVDDISLSINKNDIYGIMGLSGAGKSTFIRMLNRLEEPSSGEIFINGENIVELPKKKLLEYRRKTGMIFQHFNLLSSRDVKGNVAFALELAGWPKGKIEPRVDELLELVGLEDKRNVYPSQLSGGQKQRVAIARALANYPEILLSDEATSALDPRTTVSILELLKDIQKKLGLTIVLITHQMEVIRKVCNRTAIMSDGKLIEEGSTKEIFLNPKNELTREFVSHIAPETETKKEKMKITGKQMLKLNFQGEQAEKPYISDMVKKYGLDVNILGGTIDELADDKVGHLLVEILGSETERNSAISWLKENKIEVEEV
- a CDS encoding MetQ/NlpA family ABC transporter substrate-binding protein, with product MKKFLIGILTLGVIFSCGKKEETPAADAGKPAETPKEQKLVIGATPTPHAEILEQVKEDLKKEGIDLEIKIFDDYVLPNRLLGEKTLDANYFQHVPYMEEFAQKNNMELVAVAKIHVEPLAVYSKKVKDLAELPEGSDVLIPNDPTNRGRALILLDKSGIIKLKDNKKLDSTIEDIAENPKKLKVTALNADQIPTRLSEVGAAVINGNFAMKNNLNPLTDSIFIEDKDSPYANVITVLKGNENDERVQKLVKALQSEKIKKFIEEKYQGSVVPAF
- a CDS encoding methionine ABC transporter permease; the protein is MQFDWAEFFNFGNMLIPLWETVYMVLISMFFALLIGMPLGILLVTSSENHIAPNRSLNKILDIILINITRSIPFIILMVVLIPVARGIIGKSFGNEAFIVYLALGSAPFVARVIEGALNEVDKGLIEASKSLGATNYHIITKVMLPEALPSLIHGMVLALITLIGYSAMAGIVGGGGLGNQAVVAGFQNSNPAIIWKATLIIIILVQIIQFVGNLIVKKIYKKRGK
- a CDS encoding MetQ/NlpA family ABC transporter substrate-binding protein — translated: MKKIILGILMGAFLLSCGNKDGAAAKSDGKKVLVVAATPEPHGEILKEAIPMMANRGIELKVEIFNDYVMPNKVLAEKTVDANLFQHKPFLDNYNEKNGTEIVDVARSYTAPLALYSDKYKSLDDLENGAEILIANDPTNLARSLILLDKNGIIKLKDPNNVVATLDDIVENPKNLKITTITADQIAIRLKEVGAAVIPGNYAVKNGLNPRESLAVESKDSPYANIIAVLKGNENDERIKILIEVLQSDEMRKIVEQKYNGSVIATF